A genomic region of Candidatus Cloacimonadota bacterium contains the following coding sequences:
- the atpB gene encoding F0F1 ATP synthase subunit A, whose product MKKKSKKLLVIVLTILIIEGLISVGLNYQLQIGFDEGKLIIRNVATDLSIQDRITHEFQHYHMVKLFGKFMINWSVLRVILFVDLFLILFAILVRRKMSLIPGKLQIIAEMIYSFFYSLVVETIGEKKKYFTPYIFTIFIFIWLCNIIGLIPIPGNLEPTRNLNVPLGMGIMALSVVHFSAIKAKGLGRYLKEYTEPLPFMTPLNVVSELSNVISLSFRLFGNILGGAIIILVVSNLTRYILIPVGLNLFFGLFIGTVQAFVFTMLILSYTAVAIK is encoded by the coding sequence ATGAAAAAAAAGTCCAAGAAATTATTGGTAATCGTTCTCACAATACTCATTATTGAGGGGCTTATTTCGGTTGGGCTAAATTACCAGCTTCAAATTGGATTCGATGAAGGGAAGCTTATCATTCGAAATGTTGCGACCGATCTTTCCATACAGGATAGGATAACGCACGAATTTCAGCACTATCATATGGTAAAGTTGTTTGGGAAATTCATGATCAACTGGAGTGTTCTTCGCGTCATCCTTTTCGTCGATCTTTTTTTGATACTTTTTGCTATTCTTGTAAGAAGAAAAATGTCTCTCATCCCTGGTAAACTGCAAATTATAGCTGAAATGATCTACTCATTTTTCTATAGTCTTGTCGTTGAAACGATTGGGGAAAAGAAGAAATATTTCACACCGTATATTTTTACAATTTTTATATTTATCTGGCTTTGTAATATCATCGGTTTGATCCCGATACCAGGTAATCTTGAGCCGACAAGAAATCTCAATGTTCCGCTTGGAATGGGAATCATGGCTTTGAGTGTTGTTCATTTTTCTGCAATAAAAGCAAAGGGACTTGGACGTTATCTAAAGGAATACACCGAACCGCTTCCTTTCATGACACCCCTGAATGTTGTTAGTGAACTTTCAAATGTTATTTCTCTCTCCTTCCGTCTTTTTGGAAACATACTGGGAGGAGCAATTATCATCTTGGTCGTTTCAAATCTGACACGATATATCCTTATACCGGTTGGCTTGAATTTATTCTTCGGTTTGTTCATCGGAACAGTACAGGCATTCGTCTTCACGATGCTTATACTGTCATATACCGCAGTAGCGATAAAATAA
- a CDS encoding AtpZ/AtpI family protein, giving the protein MPLKNKGYYKEVFEGLGLVAQLGLTMVINILIFFFIGLFIDRKWHLKGFPIIIGIFLGIVTGAMSCYRMIKKNENSDK; this is encoded by the coding sequence ATGCCGTTGAAAAATAAGGGATATTATAAGGAAGTATTCGAGGGACTCGGCCTTGTGGCGCAACTTGGACTCACAATGGTTATCAATATTCTCATATTCTTTTTTATCGGACTTTTCATTGATAGAAAATGGCATTTAAAGGGATTCCCGATCATTATTGGTATTTTTTTAGGCATTGTTACCGGTGCGATGTCCTGCTATCGAATGATAAAAAAAAATGAAAATTCTGACAAGTAG
- the atpF gene encoding F0F1 ATP synthase subunit B, with protein MVNIDYTLILVIVNFIILLIILKKLLYKPLMDFIRKRESQIKEDLESAQKHKESSEKILEEQKKLLRKAKEEARDIRDEAIKLSKIQSEEILHDAEAQRDVIIGEAQEMINVEVIKAKESIQKEIGEFVVDLTDRIIGKKLTEDEDLKLIDEMIKKESKKESSVD; from the coding sequence ATGGTTAATATCGATTATACGCTTATTCTGGTAATTGTAAATTTTATAATTTTACTGATTATCCTAAAAAAGCTCTTGTATAAGCCGCTTATGGATTTTATTCGGAAGAGAGAGTCGCAGATCAAGGAAGATCTCGAAAGCGCGCAAAAGCATAAAGAATCATCAGAAAAAATATTGGAAGAACAAAAGAAATTACTCAGAAAAGCAAAAGAAGAAGCGCGTGATATTCGTGACGAAGCTATCAAGCTTTCGAAGATTCAAAGTGAAGAGATTCTTCATGATGCAGAAGCTCAGCGAGATGTGATCATTGGCGAAGCCCAGGAGATGATCAACGTCGAAGTTATCAAGGCGAAAGAAAGCATACAAAAAGAAATCGGTGAGTTTGTCGTTGACCTGACTGACAGGATAATCGGAAAGAAACTGACCGAAGATGAAGACCTAAAACTCATCGATGAGATGATCAAGAAGGAAAGCAAAAAGGAGTCGTCCGTTGATTAG
- the atpE gene encoding ATP synthase F0 subunit C gives MESEIIRAAALLGAGICMGFGAIGPGIGEGFTAGKACEGIARSPENAGLLTRTMLVGQAVSESTGIYSLVISLLLIFAV, from the coding sequence ATGGAAAGTGAAATCATTAGAGCAGCAGCTTTGTTAGGTGCCGGCATTTGTATGGGATTCGGTGCTATCGGACCTGGAATCGGTGAAGGATTCACCGCAGGAAAAGCTTGTGAAGGTATTGCACGCTCTCCTGAAAACGCAGGATTACTCACAAGAACAATGCTTGTTGGCCAGGCAGTATCGGAATCTACCGGTATCTACTCGCTCGTTATATCCCTGTTGCTTATTTTCGCAGTGTAA
- the atpH gene encoding ATP synthase F1 subunit delta — MIRNIIARRYSKALLEVIEDSDLPRLENELLALQTILKDNLEIEKFFISPIVEDSHKKEIVELLMKELRAQDVIKNFLNVLIDKERIFFIADILNELLASIHKRLGIYDFDLVTAHEIDENTFQKIKKFVAKYVDGEVLFNHKINPNIKGGFLAYNDEMAINASIRNNLDELKRKF, encoded by the coding sequence TTGATTAGAAATATCATCGCTCGGCGCTATTCAAAAGCTCTTCTTGAAGTTATTGAAGATAGTGATTTACCTCGTCTCGAAAATGAATTGCTTGCTTTACAGACAATCCTCAAAGATAACCTAGAAATCGAAAAGTTTTTTATTTCACCGATTGTCGAAGATAGTCATAAAAAGGAGATTGTAGAGCTTCTTATGAAAGAACTTCGGGCACAGGATGTCATAAAGAATTTCCTGAATGTACTTATCGATAAAGAGCGGATTTTTTTCATTGCTGATATACTCAATGAACTCCTTGCTTCTATCCACAAAAGACTCGGGATCTATGATTTTGATCTTGTCACCGCGCATGAGATAGATGAAAATACTTTTCAAAAAATAAAGAAATTTGTTGCAAAATACGTTGATGGAGAGGTGCTTTTCAACCATAAGATAAATCCGAATATAAAGGGTGGATTTCTTGCTTATAATGACGAAATGGCGATCAATGCATCCATCAGAAACAACCTCGATGAGTTGAAGAGGAAATTTTAA
- the atpE gene encoding ATP synthase F0 subunit C translates to MFDTVSLIHVAAYIGAGLAVGISSIGAGVGEGYIAGNANYAMMKQPKSNDVLLRTMLIAQAITETGAIFALVIAMLLLFGGSIVPDAGWQRIASLFGAGLVMGAGCLGTGLGIGYAGGQACQGIGRQPREAKTLTANMLIGQALSETSAIFALVIAMLLLYSTPDGNSVVKSFAFIGAAFAMGFGTFGPGFGIGIVAGKTVDGISRFPKQSSVLLRTMFVGAAVSESTSIYALVIAFLLLFVT, encoded by the coding sequence ATGTTTGATACAGTAAGCTTGATACATGTTGCAGCATATATAGGTGCCGGACTCGCCGTGGGCATCTCATCCATCGGAGCAGGTGTTGGTGAGGGTTATATTGCCGGCAATGCTAATTATGCTATGATGAAACAGCCCAAGTCAAATGATGTGCTTCTACGCACAATGCTCATTGCCCAAGCAATAACTGAGACAGGAGCCATTTTCGCTCTCGTTATTGCTATGCTCCTTCTTTTTGGGGGTTCCATTGTTCCTGATGCAGGATGGCAGAGAATAGCATCACTCTTTGGTGCAGGGCTTGTCATGGGAGCTGGATGCCTGGGAACGGGGCTTGGTATTGGTTATGCAGGAGGGCAGGCATGCCAGGGCATTGGCAGACAACCCAGAGAAGCAAAGACCTTAACAGCAAATATGCTTATTGGACAGGCATTGTCAGAAACCTCAGCCATCTTTGCCCTTGTTATTGCCATGCTTCTTTTATATTCAACACCGGACGGAAACAGTGTGGTCAAATCTTTTGCATTTATCGGTGCGGCATTTGCAATGGGATTCGGCACGTTCGGTCCAGGATTTGGAATCGGTATCGTTGCAGGAAAAACGGTTGATGGGATCAGCAGATTCCCCAAACAGTCCTCAGTTCTTCTTCGAACCATGTTCGTAGGTGCAGCGGTATCAGAATCAACATCAATATATGCATTAGTTATTGCATTTTTATTATTATTCGTAACGTAA
- a CDS encoding polymer-forming cytoskeletal protein, giving the protein MKNGENNLDTIIGEHTTFNGEIHSEGGVRIDGSVEGKIKCDGFLLVGEKANIKADIQSCEAIISGKVEGNITIEKKLELKSSAYINGDIIARVLSMESGTQICGNCSVKQVDGPKSTKKSKE; this is encoded by the coding sequence GTGAAAAACGGAGAAAATAATTTAGATACAATTATTGGTGAGCACACAACATTTAATGGAGAAATTCATTCCGAGGGTGGTGTTCGTATCGATGGCAGTGTTGAAGGAAAAATAAAATGTGATGGATTTCTGCTGGTCGGAGAGAAAGCGAATATAAAAGCAGATATTCAGTCGTGCGAAGCGATCATCTCTGGGAAAGTGGAAGGGAATATTACAATTGAAAAGAAATTAGAACTTAAAAGTTCTGCATATATAAACGGAGACATCATAGCACGTGTTCTTTCCATGGAATCCGGCACGCAGATCTGCGGAAATTGCAGTGTTAAACAGGTTGATGGTCCCAAAAGCACGAAGAAGTCAAAAGAATAA
- a CDS encoding ParB/RepB/Spo0J family partition protein has translation MSKLGKGLEALVQVNEDEKTGVQLILIENISFNPYQPRKSINKKQLQELADSIKQNGIIQPIIVRPAGNEKYELIAGQRRLTAAQLAGFSRVPAITRTAKDQELLALALVENIQRENLNAVDEAMAYQRFIDEFKYTHEKISEIVGKSRVAITNALRILRLPPEVIDMIKDDVLSAGHARAILQVDQSLQNNFAKYIVKNEISVHKAEEISKKFDKLTKEKKPAKRDIHLVALEQDLEKRFGTRVKIKGHKKGKFEIYYHTEEEFEKILEMIMHQK, from the coding sequence ATGAGTAAACTTGGAAAAGGTTTGGAAGCTCTGGTTCAAGTAAATGAAGATGAAAAGACTGGCGTACAGCTGATCCTGATTGAGAATATCTCCTTCAATCCCTACCAACCCAGAAAATCAATCAATAAAAAACAATTACAGGAACTTGCGGATTCAATAAAGCAAAATGGAATAATTCAACCGATTATCGTTCGACCAGCAGGTAATGAAAAGTATGAACTGATAGCAGGACAGAGAAGACTTACTGCTGCACAACTTGCCGGATTTTCACGCGTGCCGGCTATCACACGAACAGCAAAAGATCAGGAATTGCTTGCGCTGGCACTTGTGGAAAATATCCAAAGAGAAAACCTCAATGCTGTCGATGAAGCAATGGCATATCAACGATTTATTGATGAATTTAAATATACTCACGAAAAAATATCCGAGATCGTTGGAAAAAGCAGGGTTGCAATTACAAATGCATTACGCATTCTCAGACTTCCGCCCGAAGTGATCGATATGATAAAAGATGATGTGCTTTCTGCCGGCCATGCACGAGCAATCCTTCAGGTTGATCAATCATTACAAAATAATTTTGCGAAGTATATTGTTAAAAATGAAATTTCTGTTCATAAAGCAGAGGAAATCTCAAAGAAATTTGATAAACTCACCAAGGAAAAGAAACCAGCGAAAAGAGACATCCATCTGGTTGCACTCGAACAGGATCTTGAAAAGAGATTTGGCACGAGGGTTAAGATCAAAGGGCATAAAAAAGGTAAGTTTGAGATTTATTATCACACCGAGGAAGAATTTGAAAAAATCCTCGAAATGATTATGCATCAAAAATGA
- a CDS encoding ATP synthase subunit I, whose product MTEIPALLLITKNLKLWLGYFLGSILSGLNFYFQAKGAENRVGLSPSGAKVSIFKNFYIRYLTLLVFVVVLVKFLKVNIFSLLAGLLIAPIIVLVDGIFAGKNNQISE is encoded by the coding sequence TTGACAGAGATTCCGGCACTTTTGCTTATCACAAAAAACTTGAAGCTCTGGCTGGGATATTTTCTAGGCTCGATCCTTTCAGGTTTAAATTTTTATTTTCAGGCAAAGGGTGCAGAAAATCGAGTTGGGCTCAGCCCTTCCGGTGCAAAAGTTAGTATTTTCAAGAATTTCTATATCAGGTACCTGACACTTCTCGTATTTGTGGTCGTTCTTGTAAAATTTCTTAAGGTCAATATATTTTCACTTCTTGCCGGCTTACTCATAGCTCCCATCATCGTACTCGTCGATGGAATTTTTGCCGGGAAAAATAATCAAATATCAGAATAA
- the atpG gene encoding ATP synthase F1 subunit gamma encodes MASLKELKERIESVISTRQVTSAMKMVSAAKLQKAQQLILNARPYSDELNLFLRSLATRNRRQLHPLLHEIDEEDVKNIGLIVVTADKGLCGAFNMNIIKTAEEYLTHHKSKNIDLICVGKKGLDYFQRLKVKIEASYIELFNKLEFENSMDIMNLVTERFISKNYDKIVIIYNEFKSAIQQNIVTKQLLPILELEEVKEDKYAAYLFEPSPEELLDDLIREHLDIQIWRVLLESSSAEQGARMAAMDAATDNADEMIKDLTLEYHHMRQSKITTEIIEVCSGAEGLQ; translated from the coding sequence ATGGCAAGTCTTAAAGAGCTGAAAGAAAGAATAGAATCGGTCATAAGCACTAGGCAGGTAACCAGTGCGATGAAGATGGTCTCTGCCGCGAAGTTACAGAAAGCACAGCAGCTTATTCTGAATGCTCGCCCCTATTCCGACGAACTCAATCTTTTCCTGCGGTCGCTTGCTACACGCAACCGACGTCAGCTTCATCCTCTTCTCCATGAGATCGATGAAGAAGATGTTAAGAATATTGGGCTGATCGTTGTAACTGCCGATAAGGGATTGTGCGGGGCGTTCAATATGAACATCATCAAAACAGCTGAGGAATATCTTACACATCACAAAAGCAAGAACATCGATCTAATCTGTGTCGGGAAAAAGGGATTGGACTATTTCCAGCGCCTGAAAGTTAAGATCGAAGCATCATACATCGAGCTATTCAATAAGCTGGAATTTGAAAACAGCATGGATATTATGAATCTCGTAACTGAGAGATTTATTTCAAAGAACTATGATAAAATCGTGATTATATATAATGAATTCAAGTCTGCAATTCAGCAGAATATCGTAACCAAGCAGCTTCTTCCAATACTAGAGCTGGAAGAGGTCAAAGAAGATAAATATGCAGCATATCTATTCGAGCCATCCCCAGAGGAATTGCTGGATGATCTCATTAGGGAGCATCTCGATATTCAAATCTGGAGAGTCCTCCTTGAGTCATCATCAGCAGAACAGGGAGCGCGAATGGCTGCTATGGATGCTGCAACAGACAATGCAGATGAGATGATAAAAGATTTGACGCTGGAGTATCATCACATGCGTCAAAGCAAGATAACGACAGAAATTATAGAGGTATGTTCCGGTGCAGAAGGATTACAATAA
- a CDS encoding M23 family metallopeptidase — MKHKRVVALLSIIIAIIAASYIIVSLYLISDLSSESEMLRQEKQGLDLKVKQLEDLLASNQKESTTTSLHSQPVSEIKVHEKELGDATEDFVNFQQYIPNFCPLADFILTKPYLPKKNHYGIDLAGKIGEPVYASASGVVEMIDLDNDVYGKLLTIDHLNGYETSYGHNSEIIVEEGKFVRKGEKIAEVGNTGISSAPHLHFEITYQNKNIDPETKIK, encoded by the coding sequence ATGAAACATAAAAGAGTTGTTGCATTACTTTCGATTATCATAGCAATCATTGCGGCTTCGTATATTATCGTATCGCTCTACCTTATCAGTGATCTTTCATCGGAAAGCGAAATGCTGCGGCAGGAAAAGCAGGGATTGGATCTCAAGGTAAAGCAGCTGGAAGACCTACTAGCATCTAACCAAAAAGAGAGTACAACAACATCCCTTCATTCTCAACCTGTTAGTGAAATCAAAGTTCATGAAAAAGAACTTGGTGATGCGACAGAAGATTTTGTTAATTTTCAGCAGTACATTCCAAATTTCTGTCCACTCGCAGACTTTATTCTCACAAAACCCTATTTACCCAAGAAAAACCATTATGGCATTGACCTGGCAGGCAAGATTGGTGAACCGGTGTACGCATCTGCTTCCGGTGTTGTCGAGATGATTGATCTGGATAATGATGTCTACGGTAAACTATTGACTATAGATCATCTCAACGGCTATGAAACCAGTTATGGTCATAATTCTGAAATTATTGTGGAAGAAGGTAAATTTGTTCGTAAGGGTGAAAAGATTGCAGAAGTCGGCAATACTGGAATCAGTTCTGCACCGCATCTGCATTTTGAAATAACATATCAAAATAAAAATATCGATCCGGAAACAAAAATAAAATAG
- a CDS encoding F0F1 ATP synthase subunit alpha — MKIQPDEISRIIKEKIEKYNYKVDIDEVGRVIEVGDGIARVYGLQDIMASELVLFNNEIYGMALNLEEDNIGCIILGESESIKEGDIVKRTKKIVQVPVGEAMLGRVVNPLGIPLDGKEPIESKLSLPIERKALGVVARQPVIEPLQSGLKAIDSMIPIGRGQRELIIGDRQTGKTALAVDTIINQKDTDVYCIYVAIGQKRSSVAKVVEALRERGALDYTIIVSATASDPAAIQYIAPYSGVTMGEYFRDRGKHVLVIYDDLSKHAVAYRQISLLLRRPPGREAYPGDVFYLHSRLLERASKLEEVYIIIPKEKEHAKEGVNKKEYRKHIKSSAKELEKDLKELGVEKCKPYKLPETGGSLTALPIIETQASDISAYIPTNVISITDGQIYLESKLFFSGVRPAINAGLSVSRVGGKAQIKAMRQVAGRLRIELAQFRELEAFAKFGAELDKDTQDQLNRGYRYVEILKQGQYKPIPVAKQIAIIFMGYEGYLDDLPVDIIQDVQAELFEVLDKDYKKLQEKLIEPKGVTEEIEKQLHEVSKKVKSVFEHQVIVEEVEEEA; from the coding sequence ATGAAAATACAACCTGATGAAATTAGTAGAATAATCAAAGAAAAGATAGAGAAATATAATTATAAGGTCGATATAGACGAAGTCGGCAGAGTTATCGAAGTTGGTGATGGCATTGCTCGTGTGTATGGTCTACAGGATATCATGGCTTCTGAGCTCGTTCTTTTTAATAATGAAATATACGGCATGGCATTGAACCTCGAAGAGGATAATATCGGATGTATTATTCTTGGGGAAAGTGAATCCATCAAAGAAGGCGATATTGTTAAAAGAACAAAGAAGATCGTTCAGGTTCCTGTTGGTGAAGCTATGTTGGGACGTGTGGTCAATCCTCTTGGAATACCTCTTGATGGTAAAGAACCGATAGAGTCAAAATTAAGCTTGCCGATCGAAAGAAAAGCTCTTGGTGTTGTAGCACGACAACCGGTGATCGAACCCCTTCAGTCCGGCTTAAAAGCAATTGACTCGATGATCCCTATTGGAAGAGGGCAGAGAGAACTCATTATTGGCGACCGCCAGACAGGAAAGACAGCACTCGCAGTCGATACGATCATCAACCAGAAAGATACTGATGTATATTGTATCTATGTGGCAATCGGCCAGAAAAGATCCTCGGTTGCAAAAGTCGTTGAAGCATTGCGCGAGCGCGGAGCTCTCGATTATACGATCATTGTATCTGCCACAGCATCAGATCCTGCAGCAATTCAATATATCGCGCCTTATTCAGGTGTAACAATGGGAGAATATTTCCGTGACAGGGGAAAACATGTCCTCGTTATCTATGATGATCTCTCAAAGCACGCTGTTGCATATCGACAGATTTCGCTTCTCTTGAGAAGACCTCCGGGTAGAGAAGCGTATCCCGGCGATGTGTTCTATCTGCATTCAAGACTTCTCGAAAGAGCTTCAAAGCTGGAAGAAGTCTATATCATTATTCCTAAAGAAAAAGAGCATGCAAAAGAGGGAGTGAATAAAAAAGAATATCGTAAGCATATCAAATCAAGTGCTAAAGAGCTTGAAAAAGACCTTAAGGAACTCGGTGTTGAAAAATGTAAACCGTATAAACTTCCCGAAACCGGTGGTTCACTTACAGCACTTCCCATCATCGAAACCCAGGCAAGCGATATATCAGCTTATATTCCTACAAACGTGATCTCAATCACAGACGGACAGATATATCTTGAATCAAAGCTCTTCTTCTCCGGTGTACGACCGGCCATCAATGCCGGACTCTCGGTATCCCGTGTTGGCGGTAAAGCACAGATCAAGGCAATGAGACAGGTGGCAGGACGTCTTCGTATCGAGCTTGCACAGTTCAGAGAACTCGAAGCGTTTGCGAAATTCGGTGCAGAACTCGATAAGGATACACAGGATCAGCTTAACCGTGGATATCGATATGTTGAGATCCTCAAGCAGGGACAGTACAAACCCATACCTGTTGCAAAGCAGATCGCTATCATCTTCATGGGTTATGAAGGATATCTCGATGACCTTCCCGTTGATATTATTCAGGATGTTCAGGCAGAGCTTTTTGAAGTACTCGATAAAGATTATAAGAAACTGCAAGAGAAATTGATTGAGCCGAAAGGTGTGACTGAAGAAATCGAAAAACAGCTGCATGAAGTTTCGAAAAAGGTAAAATCCGTTTTTGAACACCAAGTCATTGTCGAGGAAGTTGAAGAGGAAGCATAA